A single uncultured Acetobacterium sp. DNA region contains:
- a CDS encoding amidohydrolase family protein translates to MLIDCHIHCGLGQFGGVRKTDIADDLVVSKMREILEVYHKKGVQAVRDGGDASGIGINLRDISKDSDLIFKTPIRAFFKKGHYGDFLGDSIDDVKDGIEKMNRLIKQKPDFIKIILTGIMSFTEFGISGPVGFSKSECSEMIDHAHQKGLSVMVHANTPEGIMIALKSGADTIEHGYGINDDCLYAMRESGIIWVPTLAPFANIARCDDDSPMRKYKDVSEAYFRQHQSMVRKADAMGVNIALGSDSGATLVSLGQGTLDELGYLLDCGLTEEKLETIGKRVIDL, encoded by the coding sequence ATGCTGATCGATTGTCATATTCATTGTGGTTTGGGTCAATTCGGCGGAGTGCGCAAAACAGATATTGCCGATGATTTAGTGGTTTCAAAGATGAGAGAAATACTAGAAGTCTATCATAAAAAAGGTGTACAGGCAGTGCGTGATGGTGGGGATGCTTCAGGAATTGGAATAAATCTCAGAGATATTTCAAAAGATTCCGATCTTATTTTTAAGACACCCATCCGAGCTTTTTTCAAAAAAGGCCATTACGGTGATTTTTTAGGGGACTCAATAGATGATGTAAAAGATGGTATTGAGAAGATGAATCGACTCATCAAACAAAAACCTGATTTTATAAAAATTATTCTTACCGGGATCATGAGTTTTACCGAATTTGGAATTTCGGGACCGGTAGGGTTTTCTAAAAGTGAATGTTCGGAAATGATTGATCATGCTCATCAGAAGGGCTTGTCAGTCATGGTTCATGCCAACACACCCGAGGGTATTATGATTGCTTTGAAATCTGGTGCGGACACCATTGAACATGGTTATGGTATAAATGACGATTGCCTTTACGCGATGCGTGAGAGTGGCATTATTTGGGTACCGACCTTGGCTCCTTTTGCCAATATAGCCAGGTGCGATGATGATAGCCCGATGAGGAAATATAAAGATGTATCGGAAGCTTATTTTAGACAACATCAATCGATGGTAAGAAAAGCGGATGCAATGGGTGTGAACATTGCATTAGGAAGTGATTCAGGAGCGACATTAGTTTCCCTGGGGCAAGGCACTTTGGATGAGCTTGGTTATCTGCTCGATTGTGGATTGACCGAAGAAAAACTGGAAACCATTGGAAAAAGGGTTATTGACCTCTAA
- a CDS encoding methylenetetrahydrofolate reductase C-terminal domain-containing protein translates to MLITQLKSKETIEALAQGKTVIINCHGCKEVYFAEHEADELQKDLKGVTQIITTDYICNPDNLKLQLQKHTDVINAADTILVFSCGVGIQTVAAQFEGKRVYSCCDTYPLPGFQGVTPLNVDCGQCGECYLNGTGGICPITACSKSLLNGQCGGAKEGMCEVDKEMECGWERIYRKLEKLNKLDNMKYDAPKVRNYHNPNAEEPTI, encoded by the coding sequence ATGCTGATTACCCAACTAAAATCAAAAGAAACAATTGAAGCACTGGCACAAGGCAAAACTGTGATCATTAATTGTCACGGCTGCAAAGAAGTTTATTTCGCAGAACACGAAGCGGATGAACTGCAAAAAGACCTTAAAGGTGTGACCCAGATTATCACAACAGATTACATCTGTAATCCCGATAATCTGAAACTGCAATTGCAGAAACATACAGATGTCATTAATGCGGCTGATACCATTCTGGTATTTTCCTGTGGCGTTGGGATCCAGACTGTTGCGGCTCAATTTGAGGGCAAAAGAGTCTACTCCTGTTGCGATACCTATCCATTACCAGGATTCCAGGGTGTTACACCACTGAATGTTGATTGCGGACAGTGTGGCGAATGCTACCTGAACGGCACCGGTGGAATCTGTCCAATTACCGCATGTTCAAAAAGCTTACTCAACGGCCAATGTGGCGGTGCCAAAGAAGGCATGTGTGAGGTTGATAAGGAAATGGAATGCGGATGGGAACGAATTTACCGAAAATTGGAAAAACTGAATAAACTGGATAATATGAAGTATGATGCACCAAAAGTGCGGAACTATCACAATCCAAACGCAGAAGAACCAACAATTTAA
- a CDS encoding UPF0182 family protein produces the protein MRQRNKTLVIVFGVLIVILAILLSMNQFYINYLWFSEMGYTEIFFKELVTKTQIGIPLFLGLILILFFYLKLLNRISAKYIGNTQKATKKQNIIAIGVSGVVAFLLTIFISDRLWYQILEYINQTQFNVTDPIFNQDLALYFFGLPLYQEVFSIFIDFFVAIVILTFLYTAYILYQGKKIEFNQEQDLGSIKENTKGIFKAYLEIASKQIGIFLGVLFLILSLGSILEAFQLLYSTSGIVVGAGAADIDVGLKVIIIKVVLCLVLAVTSVYAGYKKKYRLMGAGPVLLVVVVIAGGIIQMGYESLIVIPNQFTKEEKYINNSIQYTQKAYDLTDVETKEFSATETITAAGVNDNFVTIQNIPINDLKPTQDMYNSLQGIRNYYKFYDVDVDRYLVNGVYTQVFLGTREMNNTLLPSEAKTWVNLHLKYTHGFGVAVSPVNKTNNVGQPDLIVKDIPPMTEVPELTIDQPRIYFGENDYTYAVTNCTAAEFDYPQGDNNQEVVYTGTAGIKMSFINKLAFAIYNGSPELLLANEVTGDSNMIIHRNIIDRVKTIAPFLTYDNDPYMVIAEGKLYWIVDAFTTSDHYPYSQPYDEAGNNYIRNSVKVVVDAYNGDVNFYKVDDEPVLETYSKIFPGFLKDFSEMPAGIKQHLRYSKTLFDVQSEIYKTYHMSNPRVFYNKEDQWATANQVYESEKTPVPVPSAYIIMKLPERQAEFMLTIPFTPKDKDNMIAWLAGVSDGPEYGKLVLYQFPKQQLVYGPMQIEQRIDQDTTISPQLTLLGQQGSRVLRGNLMTIPIGNAIIYVEPVYIQASSGENNIPEMKKVIVCYQNQIVMADSLELALSQIFNTQVANANANANVSQGTGDNNSMAALTTKANTLFKEATEAQKAGNWAGYGQKINELEQVLAQLQQLSGGPQ, from the coding sequence ATGAGACAAAGGAATAAAACGCTCGTCATTGTTTTTGGGGTGTTGATCGTTATTTTAGCTATTTTACTGTCCATGAATCAATTTTATATTAATTATCTTTGGTTTAGTGAAATGGGCTATACTGAAATTTTCTTTAAGGAGCTAGTGACAAAAACTCAAATTGGGATACCATTATTTTTAGGGCTGATCCTGATCCTGTTTTTTTATTTGAAGTTACTCAATCGCATTTCAGCAAAATACATTGGAAATACTCAGAAAGCGACAAAAAAACAGAATATCATTGCAATTGGAGTCAGTGGTGTGGTGGCCTTTCTTCTTACCATCTTTATTTCAGATCGATTGTGGTATCAGATTTTAGAATATATCAATCAAACTCAATTTAATGTTACGGATCCGATTTTCAATCAGGATCTGGCACTTTATTTTTTTGGTTTGCCATTATATCAGGAAGTCTTTTCGATATTCATTGATTTTTTTGTTGCAATTGTAATTTTGACTTTTCTATATACAGCTTATATCCTTTATCAGGGAAAGAAAATAGAATTCAATCAGGAACAAGATTTAGGATCAATCAAAGAAAATACCAAAGGGATATTTAAGGCCTATCTTGAAATTGCCTCTAAACAAATCGGCATTTTTTTAGGCGTGCTTTTTTTAATCCTCTCATTGGGTAGTATCCTGGAAGCCTTTCAATTACTTTATTCAACATCAGGAATTGTCGTTGGAGCAGGTGCAGCAGATATCGATGTGGGACTAAAGGTTATTATTATAAAAGTTGTTCTTTGTCTTGTCTTGGCGGTAACCTCCGTCTATGCAGGGTACAAGAAAAAATATCGACTGATGGGTGCTGGACCGGTGCTTTTGGTGGTGGTCGTAATTGCCGGTGGAATTATTCAAATGGGGTATGAATCACTCATCGTTATACCGAATCAGTTTACCAAAGAGGAAAAGTATATCAACAATAGCATTCAATATACTCAGAAGGCCTATGATTTAACCGATGTGGAAACAAAAGAGTTTTCAGCAACCGAGACAATCACGGCAGCTGGTGTTAATGATAATTTTGTCACCATTCAAAACATTCCGATTAATGATCTCAAACCGACTCAGGATATGTACAATTCGCTACAGGGAATCAGGAATTACTATAAGTTCTATGATGTCGATGTGGACCGTTATTTGGTCAATGGCGTTTATACCCAGGTGTTCCTGGGAACACGGGAAATGAATAATACCTTGTTGCCGAGTGAAGCAAAGACTTGGGTAAACCTGCATCTTAAATACACACATGGTTTTGGCGTAGCAGTATCACCAGTCAATAAAACCAACAATGTGGGACAGCCAGACCTGATTGTGAAGGATATTCCCCCAATGACAGAAGTACCCGAGTTAACCATTGATCAGCCAAGGATTTATTTTGGCGAAAATGATTATACCTATGCGGTTACCAATTGTACGGCGGCTGAATTTGACTATCCTCAGGGTGACAATAATCAGGAGGTCGTTTATACCGGAACAGCTGGAATTAAAATGTCCTTTATTAACAAACTGGCTTTTGCCATTTACAATGGTTCGCCGGAACTACTTCTGGCCAATGAGGTCACAGGCGATAGTAATATGATTATTCATCGCAATATCATTGATCGCGTAAAAACAATTGCACCGTTTTTAACTTATGATAATGATCCTTATATGGTAATTGCGGAAGGTAAGCTTTATTGGATCGTCGATGCCTTTACAACCAGTGACCATTATCCATATTCACAACCCTATGATGAAGCTGGGAATAACTACATTCGTAATTCGGTAAAAGTTGTTGTCGATGCATATAACGGCGACGTTAACTTCTACAAGGTTGATGATGAACCAGTATTAGAAACCTACTCAAAAATATTTCCAGGATTTTTAAAAGATTTTTCTGAAATGCCAGCGGGGATCAAACAACATCTCCGTTATTCAAAAACGTTGTTTGATGTTCAATCTGAAATTTATAAAACCTATCACATGTCCAATCCACGCGTCTTTTATAATAAGGAAGATCAATGGGCAACAGCCAATCAGGTTTATGAATCAGAAAAAACTCCGGTTCCGGTACCATCAGCGTATATTATCATGAAACTGCCTGAACGGCAGGCTGAGTTTATGCTAACTATACCATTTACACCAAAGGACAAAGATAATATGATCGCATGGTTGGCCGGCGTTTCGGATGGGCCGGAGTATGGCAAGCTCGTGCTCTACCAGTTCCCTAAACAGCAATTGGTTTACGGTCCGATGCAGATTGAACAGCGAATCGATCAGGATACCACTATTTCACCACAATTAACACTTTTGGGTCAGCAGGGCTCTCGAGTACTGCGGGGGAATTTGATGACAATACCGATTGGAAATGCGATCATCTATGTCGAACCGGTTTATATCCAGGCTTCCAGTGGTGAAAATAATATCCCAGAAATGAAGAAGGTCATCGTGTGTTACCAAAATCAGATCGTCATGGCTGATTCTTTGGAATTGGCTTTGTCCCAGATTTTCAATACCCAAGTAGCTAATGCAAATGCTAACGCCAACGTTTCTCAGGGAACTGGTGATAATAATTCGATGGCAGCATTGACTACTAAAGCCAATACTCTCTTTAAGGAAGCGACAGAGGCTCAAAAAGCGGGCAATTGGGCCGGTTATGGACAAAAAATTAACGAGTTGGAACAGGTTCTGGCTCAGCTACAGCAACTTTCTGGGGGACCCCAGTAG
- a CDS encoding methylenetetrahydrofolate reductase, producing the protein MRITELFQRGEFVLTAEVGPPKGVELDHLIKDAHEYLKTRVHALNVTDNQSSVMRTGSLATCKVLKDEGLLPIFQITCRDRNRIALQSDVLSAALLGIENLLLLTGDYTTLGDHPQAKPVFDLDSVSLIHAVKCLEQGFDIAGNAVDGTPPKFAKGAVVSPCSDSVDVQLAKMEAKVKAGCEYFQTQGVYEPEKFIKFMEQAKQFGVPVQLGLIIPKNVGMCRYMNANVAGVHVPDEMIKELQADKEKTKAGDTGVEICARLIKECKDYAQGVHIMSLGWENRIPEILDMAGIAPITPAV; encoded by the coding sequence ATGAGAATAACTGAGCTGTTTCAACGTGGCGAGTTTGTATTAACTGCAGAAGTGGGACCTCCAAAAGGAGTTGAACTTGACCACTTAATTAAAGATGCCCATGAGTATTTAAAAACTCGTGTTCATGCATTGAATGTAACTGACAATCAGTCATCCGTTATGCGGACTGGTTCACTGGCAACATGTAAAGTATTGAAAGATGAGGGACTACTTCCAATTTTTCAAATAACCTGCCGTGACCGAAATCGTATTGCTTTACAGTCTGATGTATTAAGTGCTGCATTATTGGGCATCGAAAATTTATTATTATTAACTGGTGATTACACCACATTGGGAGATCATCCACAAGCAAAACCTGTTTTCGATCTGGATTCCGTGTCTTTAATACACGCAGTGAAATGTTTAGAACAAGGTTTCGACATTGCTGGTAATGCTGTTGATGGCACTCCTCCTAAGTTTGCTAAGGGCGCTGTTGTATCGCCATGTAGTGACTCAGTCGATGTCCAGCTGGCAAAAATGGAAGCAAAGGTGAAAGCCGGATGTGAATATTTCCAGACGCAGGGTGTTTACGAACCAGAAAAATTCATCAAATTCATGGAACAAGCTAAACAATTTGGCGTGCCAGTTCAATTGGGACTGATCATTCCTAAAAATGTCGGTATGTGCCGTTATATGAATGCCAATGTAGCTGGTGTTCATGTTCCAGATGAAATGATTAAAGAATTACAGGCAGATAAAGAAAAAACAAAAGCTGGCGATACTGGTGTTGAAATCTGTGCCCGTCTGATCAAAGAATGTAAAGACTACGCTCAGGGTGTTCATATCATGTCATTAGGCTGGGAAAATAGAATTCCAGAAATTCTTGATATGGCTGGAATCGCTCCAATAACTCCAGCAGTTTAA
- a CDS encoding M15 family metallopeptidase, translating into MKKIMIVRPNDFVDISLEIPGIITDVKYFTGDNFVGERIDGYQAPTILLTEKAAIALGRVQKQLMEEGCGLKVFDGYRPKRAAEHFIKWGKQEEDEKTKSIYYPEMTRQEIFKGGFIAPESSHTRGSTVDLTVVKIETGIEIDMGGIFDFFSEISYSDYDHLTLEQSKNRVQLRYLMRSEGFEPMQQEWWHFTLSNEPYPETYFDFPIIG; encoded by the coding sequence ATGAAAAAAATAATGATTGTTCGTCCCAATGATTTTGTGGATATTTCGCTGGAAATTCCCGGAATCATAACGGATGTGAAGTACTTTACAGGAGATAATTTTGTGGGAGAAAGAATTGATGGTTATCAAGCGCCTACTATTTTATTAACTGAAAAAGCTGCAATAGCTTTAGGCCGAGTTCAGAAACAACTGATGGAAGAAGGTTGCGGACTAAAGGTTTTTGATGGATATCGCCCTAAACGAGCAGCGGAACACTTTATTAAATGGGGAAAACAAGAAGAGGATGAAAAGACAAAAAGTATCTACTATCCTGAAATGACACGACAGGAAATTTTTAAGGGGGGATTTATTGCACCGGAATCCTCTCATACCCGAGGAAGCACAGTAGACTTGACCGTCGTGAAAATAGAAACTGGCATTGAAATTGATATGGGCGGCATTTTTGATTTTTTCTCTGAAATTTCATACAGTGATTATGACCATTTAACCCTGGAACAAAGTAAGAATCGGGTGCAACTTCGCTATTTAATGCGTTCCGAAGGGTTTGAACCGATGCAACAGGAGTGGTGGCATTTTACCCTTTCTAATGAGCCCTATCCTGAAACATATTTCGATTTCCCAATTATTGGCTGA
- the rsxC gene encoding electron transport complex subunit RsxC, producing MEDYTKFKLKRKEELDAVLTDKNDLFVVACNKCFKELDSFDEPECGLFEEIAKEQGKNIVGFAKVDFLCNEPLTSKSLQGLLPEETKNVFVISCGLGIQTIAGMVELPVYAASDSVIADGYHGMALTTTLCDACGQCYLNLTGGICPVVDCSKSLLNGQCGGAKNGKCEVDKEMDCGWQLIYNRMAKQGRLQELLDQPVELRDYSKVNHKFVSEYVKSVREERYEGYYGGIHPTEFKELSEHISLVPFPDPVNVVIPMSQHAGAPAEPIVTVGQQVKMGQKIADAKGPVSSAIHASVSGTVVAVEPRLHPVSGLEALAIVIQSDGKNTLDESVKPAGELDKLSADEIIEIVREKGVVGMGGAGFPTAVKLKSPKPIELVLLNGCECEPILTADHQVLLAYADEVIYGLQAMMKASGAPKGVIAIEDNKLDAVELLQAKTADIENIEIVVAKTKYPQGAEKMLIKRVMGKQVPSGGLPMDVGAIVCNVSTAKAVSDAIQLGMPLIERVVTVSGNRMNKPGNYLVKVGTSVKDIVSHCGDVKGDDVTVKIGGPMMGFKQANLNVPMLKCSNGIIAVETTVKEAVECIKCGRCADVCPMELRPLYYTKYALSENWEGMKTQNAMDCIECGCCEYICSSKIPIVERIKIGKTAIREGK from the coding sequence TTGGAGGATTACACAAAGTTTAAACTGAAAAGAAAGGAAGAGCTTGATGCGGTTCTGACAGACAAGAACGATTTGTTTGTTGTGGCCTGTAACAAGTGCTTTAAGGAACTCGACAGTTTTGACGAGCCAGAGTGCGGCCTGTTTGAAGAGATAGCCAAGGAACAAGGCAAAAATATCGTCGGATTTGCAAAAGTCGATTTTCTGTGCAACGAACCGTTGACATCGAAGAGCCTACAAGGGCTTCTTCCGGAAGAAACCAAAAATGTATTTGTTATTTCATGTGGTTTGGGTATTCAGACAATTGCAGGAATGGTGGAGCTTCCAGTATATGCTGCAAGTGACTCCGTTATCGCTGATGGTTATCATGGAATGGCATTGACAACCACGTTATGTGATGCCTGTGGTCAATGTTATTTGAACTTAACCGGCGGAATCTGCCCAGTCGTGGACTGCTCAAAAAGCTTGTTGAATGGCCAATGTGGCGGTGCCAAAAATGGCAAATGTGAAGTAGACAAAGAGATGGATTGCGGATGGCAGCTCATCTATAATCGAATGGCAAAACAGGGACGTTTACAAGAACTGTTGGACCAACCGGTAGAACTTCGGGATTATTCCAAGGTAAACCACAAGTTTGTCAGCGAATATGTGAAATCAGTCCGAGAAGAACGATATGAAGGATACTACGGTGGAATTCACCCAACCGAATTTAAAGAGTTAAGTGAACATATTTCACTGGTACCTTTCCCAGACCCAGTAAATGTCGTGATTCCAATGTCACAGCATGCTGGCGCACCAGCTGAACCGATTGTAACAGTTGGACAACAGGTGAAAATGGGTCAGAAAATTGCTGATGCCAAAGGCCCTGTGAGCAGTGCCATTCATGCCAGCGTCAGTGGTACTGTTGTCGCTGTTGAACCGCGGCTGCATCCGGTTAGCGGATTGGAAGCTTTAGCCATTGTTATTCAGTCAGATGGAAAGAATACCCTTGATGAATCAGTCAAACCAGCTGGAGAACTTGATAAGCTTTCGGCTGATGAAATCATCGAGATTGTTCGTGAAAAAGGTGTTGTTGGTATGGGTGGAGCAGGATTCCCGACCGCCGTCAAACTGAAATCACCTAAACCGATTGAACTGGTATTACTCAACGGTTGTGAATGCGAACCAATTCTAACAGCGGATCACCAGGTTCTTCTGGCGTATGCCGATGAAGTGATTTATGGTCTACAAGCCATGATGAAAGCATCCGGCGCACCAAAAGGTGTAATTGCCATTGAAGACAATAAGTTGGATGCAGTTGAATTGCTACAGGCAAAAACTGCTGATATCGAAAACATCGAAATCGTTGTTGCAAAAACCAAATACCCACAAGGGGCTGAAAAAATGCTCATCAAACGGGTTATGGGCAAGCAAGTGCCAAGTGGCGGTCTGCCAATGGATGTTGGGGCAATCGTATGTAACGTGAGCACCGCCAAAGCTGTTTCAGATGCAATCCAGTTAGGAATGCCACTGATCGAGCGAGTCGTGACTGTCAGCGGTAATCGAATGAACAAGCCTGGCAACTATTTAGTGAAGGTTGGGACCTCTGTCAAAGATATCGTCAGCCATTGCGGCGATGTAAAAGGCGATGATGTAACTGTTAAAATCGGCGGTCCAATGATGGGCTTCAAGCAGGCGAACCTTAATGTTCCAATGCTGAAGTGTTCTAATGGCATCATCGCTGTGGAAACCACTGTTAAAGAAGCGGTTGAATGTATCAAGTGTGGTCGTTGTGCTGATGTTTGTCCAATGGAACTGCGCCCACTGTATTACACCAAATACGCTTTGTCAGAAAACTGGGAAGGCATGAAAACACAGAATGCAATGGATTGTATTGAATGTGGATGCTGTGAATATATCTGTTCATCAAAAATTCCAATTGTTGAACGCATTAAAATCGGAAAAACTGCCATAAGGGAGGGTAAATAA